In the genome of Sebastes umbrosus isolate fSebUmb1 chromosome 14, fSebUmb1.pri, whole genome shotgun sequence, one region contains:
- the LOC119501405 gene encoding E3 ubiquitin-protein ligase RBBP6-like isoform X1 encodes MTHVHYKFSSKLSYDTVVVDGPRITLRDLKRQIMGREKLRAADCDLQITNAQSKEEYKDDEGSIPKGSSVIVRRIPIIGAKSSSSKTRNIERSDGQSHHAFGAFKAMEDQNSSRALPFFSKMTNLADVDGSEEDKIKVMMNQSYDTMNYNKKFGTVLPANYTCYRCGNTGHHIRNCPTSGQDKSFEAPLRIKKSTGIPRSFMVEVDDPSIKGAMLTNCGRYAIPSIDIAAYAIGKKERPPFLPHEQPKSEDEEDPIHEELLCLICHDLLSDAVVIPCCGNSYCDDCIRTALLDSEEHVCPTCSQSDVSPDTLIGNKFLRQAVETFKKERGHTKSLRKVGGTSQSQNPTPTPSPVPTPPPLAVQSQPQKLQLPTHSQQDPLLYRSPAADTTPSSQVCGAPPTATGPASAPNTQVCGAPPTATGPASAPNTPSTSLQPVQSLLEIPDREAEEKTWDDSAAAATPSVPVSPKDPTDAPSQLIPLVKLTPMVEQPQTVSVNLQQPSAGPASRPSVPSKSWDSSSSSSGCPTGGWNESNTQQLPPSVSSYTTPPPPLFPSPHFHSFLAAQQPLGIYPPGYPPTTPVWTLPNLQGAPIPSLCPSTPSLCPSTSSLFPSTPIPALIPKEWYRHQRKKKERSPHRGSSHRSSSTRSNSKSSKTKSSRSYSRSSSRSRSRSRSRSQGRSRPHSPYSSQRDPHTRSHSSRSYIYGYKRSPTPSSSSSPRVAYHSRPRSPSDHRKNSHHSRHHSKKSASSSSSSRKRGEHHQREAGGSGGSLASYPYAQHANQSLSLEQDRERYLQYKEWCDKYFSSYVGHLHQLPVPLLSLPPPPQWLDREGSRNPANSNSHNQLQGRRAARMGGRSPPSQSSSDSRSPPSHSTRDSRSTPSQSSRDSRSTPSQSSSDSRSSPSHSSNDSRSPPSQSSSDGRSTPSEAGAQPRAYRQKCTEKYSRLPVTLTKDNKEVELQEGSKDDKQPITKNLENLSTLKRTQKSIKKHKEGREEESSSPDAADSTDDCRKDKRRHNTGPNICKDGTPARDKATASNALESVQPLAKPDKSLDKDYKRKSREERNMEIEKERRRSKHSDSRRDVGRQRKEKPSREAHKVGADRHPRGSRASDSRSEKSRKRKSEDIERSSVKAESSKCLKTNTTENPKSHKSESPNPFDRKKPQTEKKKESKTWPLTETDIWEGGIKVKPQKKISININLEGNRKEEKTESVTGQTKEEIEKAGDGEEEKLNSGETEIEANEKKESSRDVDEEKIKADEGEARQKWEKATFRDDKEGEMLETISVEKKDLGEKNEDFDLCLSALRGVEKESKNRWDERDGMEASKRDEVTHDKKRSARGGKEGQSMGELVVGTQKERAEGENICKEDRRNPLGESKPKEELMEGVKWRVRKEEDTMESQRSRNESQHDRSNTTVDDGSSYDDRQERKTLVKTLEEYTQERATDREDNLVLVQVPRSKWEKEESEEEERDGGVIKVQPDALTTFLPSPSVSVTAETTTNRETEEKRERSVEMERGKDREREKTPILSTSHTSVAPSTGKDRSDSALCTDRDGEKRMEMERWSDRDRGRERERQKESKRSKERTKEEEKGRDRGHSSVASAQKRNPTSSSSSHSYSYSMSHDTERRDNSSKSSSCPSGKSSGGRSRESRATEVPDQNTHKSCRDTFLDHHQDPSGNCRPAGTHHSLPSLSHSQGKERDSLPSGSDLGKPRMSSPAAEVLQDRSRNESKAEKEEWKLRQLIKENEEMVAETEGGSQWEGRRELEEGERPSSRSNSVSSSASQEDDGRKEEKKKKQKKHKKEKRRGAPELLEEGELKRHKHKKKTSKKSRDGREEKSSGQVDDHPMLCSVMLS; translated from the exons ATGGAGGACCAGAATTCTTCCAGAGCCTTACCCTTTTTCTCCAAG atGACTAACCTGGCAGATGTGGACGGGTCAGAGGAGGATAAGATCAAAGTTATGATGAATCAGTCCTACGACACCATGAA ttATAACAAGAAGTTTGGTACTGTACTTCCTGCGAACTACACCTGTTATCGCTGTGGAAATACTGGACACCACATCAGGAACTGTCCCACCAGCGGG cagGATAAATCCTTCGAGGCCCCTCTGAGAATAAAGAAAAGCACAGGCATCCCTCGCTCCTTCATGGTGGAGGTGGACGATCCCAGCATAAAGGGGGCCATGCTGACCAACTGTGGACGTTATGCCATTCCTTCCATAGACAT TGCGGCGTACGCCATCGGCAAGAAGGAGAGGCCTCCGTTCCTTCCACATGAGCAGCCCAAGTCAGAAGATGAGGAGGATCCCATACATGAGGAACTCCTCTGTCTCATCTGCCATGACCTGCTGAGTGACGCTGTGGTCATACCCTGCTGTGGAAACAGCTACTGTGATGACT GTATTCGCACCGCTTTACTGGATTCAGAGGAACACGTCTGCCCCACTTGTAGCCAATCGGACGTCTCACCTGATACCTTGATAGGCAATAAATTTCTCCGACAG GCTGTTGAAACttttaagaaagaaagaggcCACACTAAAAGTCTGAGAAAAGTGGGTGGTACCTCCCAATCCCAAAATCCAACCCCGACACCGAGCCCTgtccccaccccaccccctctcGCCGTGCAGAGCCAACCCCAGAAACTGCAGCTGCCGACCCACAGCCAGCAG GACCCTCTCCTGTACCGCTCACCGGCTGCAGACACAACACCATCGTCTCAGGTGTGCGGGGCTCCGCCCACAGCAACAGGCCCCGCCTCTGCTCCCAACACGCAGGTGTGCGGGGCTCCGCCCACAGCAACAGGCCCCGCCTCTGCTCCCAACACGCCGAGCACATCCCTCCAGCCTGTTCAAAGCCTCCTGGAGATACCTGACAG AGAGGCTGAAGAAAAGACGTGGGATGACTCAGCGGCTGCTGCCACCCCGTCTGTACCGGTTTCACCCAAAGACCCCACTGATGCTCCATCACAGCTGATACCACTG GTGAAGCTGACTCCAATGGTAGAGCAGCCCCAGACAGTCAGTGTGAATCTACAGCAGCCCTCCGCAG GTCCAGCCTCAAGACCCTCTGTGCCATCAAAGAGCTGGGATAG ctcctcttcctcttcaggtTGTCCCACTGGAGGCTGGAATGAATCCAACACCCAGCAGcttcctccctccgtctcttcATATACAACTCCTCCTCCACCGCTCTTTCCCTCCCCCCACTTCCACTCATTCCTCGCCGCTCAGCAACCTCTCGGCATTTATCCCCCTGGATACCCACCTACCACGCCCGTCTGGACTCTCCCAAACCTCCAGGGTGCCCCCATCCCTTCCCTGTGCCCCTCCACCCCTTCCCTGTGCCCCTCCACCTCTTCCCTGTTCCCCTCCACCCCCATCCCTGCTCTCATCCCCAAGGAGTGGTACAGGcatcagagaaagaaaaaggagag GTCACCTCACAGAGGATCTTCCCACAGAAGCTCCTCCACTCGTTCTAATTCAAAGTCTTCTAAGACCAAGTCTTCTCGCTCCTACTCTCGCTCCTCAAGCAGGTCCaggtcccggtcccggtccaGGTCCCAAGGCAGATCAAG gcctCACTCACCTTACTCCAGCCAAAGAGACCCCCACACCCGCTCTCATTCCTCCCGCTCCTATATCTACGGTTACAAACGTTCCCCCACACCGTCCTCCTCATCTTCACCTCGAGTGGCTTACCATTCCAGGCCCAGGTCACCGTCGGATCACCGCAAAAATAGCCATCACAGTCGGCACCACAGCAAGAAATCAGCTTCgagcagctccagctccaggaAGCGAGGAGAACATCACCAGAGGGAAGCGGGAGGCTCGGGGGGGAGTTTAGCGAGTTACCCGTATGCTCAGCACGCAAATCAAAGCCTCAGCCTGGAGCAGGACAGAGAGCGCTACCTGCAGTACAAAGAGTGGTGTGATAAATATTTCAGCAGCTACGTCGGCCACTTACACCAGCTGCCTGTCCCCCTCCtcagtcttcctcctcctcctcagtggtTGGACAGAGAAGGAAGCAGAAATCCTGCTAACTCTAACTCTCACAACCAACTCCAAGGTCGACGCGCCGCCCGGATGGGCGGCCGCTCCCCTCCGTCGCAGTCATCCAGCGACAGCCGCTCCCCTCCGTCTCACTCTACACGTGACAGCCGCTCCACGCCATCTCAGTCTTCACGTGACAGCCGTTCCACGCCCTCTCAGTCATCCAGCGACAGCCGCTCCTCTCCATCTCATTCGTCCAACGACAGCCGTTCCCCTCCCTCTCAGTCGTCCAGCGACGGACGCTCCACGCCATCAGAAGCCGGAGCTCAGCCGAGGGCGTATCGGCAGAAGTGCACAGAGAAGTACAGCCGCCTGCCAGTCACACTTACAAAGGACAACAAGGAAGTGGAACTGCAAGAAGGAAGTAAAGATGACAAGCAGCCGATCACGAAGAATTTGGAGAACCTCAGCACCTTAAAGCGTACGCAAAAGAGCATAAAGAAACACAAggaaggaagagaagaggagtcATCATCCCCTGATGCTGCAGACTCAACAGATGACTGCAGGAAGGACAAGAGGAGGCACAACACCGGACCGAATATCTGCAAGGATGGCACACCAGCACGGGACAAAGCAACTGCTAGTAATGCCTTAGAATCAGTCCAACCACTCGCAAAACCAGATAAAAGTTTGGATAAAGActataaaagaaaaagcagagaaGAACGAAATATGGAAATAGAGAAAGAACGGAGAAGAAGCAAACATTCAGACTCCAGGCGGGATGTGGGGAGACAGCGCAAAGAAAAGCCCAGTAGAGAGGCACACAAGGTGGGTGCAGACAGACACCCTCGAGGCAGCAGAGCTTCTGACTCCAGATCAGAGAAGAGtcgaaaaagaaaaagtgaggaCATCGAGAGAAGTTCTGTGAAGGCTGAGAGCAGCAAATGCCTGAAAACGAACACAACAGAGAACCCCAAAAGCCACAAGAGTGAATCCCCGAATCCATTTGACAGAAAGAAGCCACAAACggagaagaaaaaggagagtAAAACATGGCCtctgacagagacagacatcTGGGAGGGAGGGATAAAGGtgaaaccacagaagaagataAGCATCAACATAAACCTGGAAGGAAACAGGAAGGAAGAGAAAACGGAGAGTGTCACAGGACAAACAAAGGAAGAAATTGAGAAAGCtggtgatggagaggaggagaagttaAACAGCGGAGAGACAGAAATTGAAGCCAATGAAAAGAAGGAATCCAGCAGAGACGTGGacgaagaaaaaataaaagcgGATGAAGGAGAGGCAAGACAGAAATGGGAGAAAGCTACCTTCAGAGATGATAAGGAGGGAGAGATGTTGGAGACAATTTCAGTAGAGAAAAAAGACCTTGGAGAGAAGAACGAGGACTTTGACTTATGTCTTAGTGCCCTCAGAGGAGTGGAGAAGGAGAGTAAAAATCGGTGGGATGAAAGAGACGGGATGGAGGCCAGCAAAAGAGATGAGGTGACACATGACAAGAAGAGGAGCGCGaggggaggaaaggaaggaCAATCGATGGGAGAGTTAGTCGTAGGTACCCAGAAGGAGAGGGCAGAGGGAGAAAACATATGCAAAGAAGACAGAAGAAACCCACTGGGGGAGTCAAAGCCAAAGGAGGAGCTGATGGAGGGAGTGAAGTGGAGGGTGAGGAAAGAAGAAGACACGATGGAGTCACAGAGGAGCAGAAACGAGAGCCAACACGACAGATCAAACACCACGGTGGACGATGGCAG caGCTACGACGATCGTCAGGAGAGAAAGACATTGGTGAAAACTCTGGAGGAATACACCCAGGAGAGAGCTACAGACCGAGAGGACAATCTCGTACTCGTACAG GTCCCTCGTTCCAAATGGGAGAAGGAAGAGTCTGAGGAAGAAGAGCGGGATGGAGGAGTGATCAAAGTTCAACCGGATGCTCTTACAACGTTTCTGCCGTCACCATCCGTGTCTGTGACAGCAGAGACAACAACCAACAGGGAGactgaagaaaagagagagaggtcagtggaaatggagagaggaaaggacagggagagagagaaaaccccCATTTTGTCCACTTCACACACAAGTGTGGCTCCCTCTACTGGCAAAGACAGAAGTGACAGCGCCTTGTGTACAGACAGAGATGGGGAGAaaaggatggagatggagagatggagcgatagagatagagggagggagagggagaggcagaaagagagcaAAAGATCAAAAGAGCGAAccaaggaggaagagaaagggagagacagGGGGCACAGCAGCGTTGCTTCAGCCCAAAAGAGGAatcccacttcctcctcctcctctcactcctacTCTTATTCAATGTCGCatgacacagagaggagagacaacAGCAGCAAGAGTTCCTCCTGTCCCAGCGGGAAATCCTCCGGCGGTAGAAGCAGGGAAAGCAGAGCTACCGAAGTGCCTGATCAAAACACCCACAAATCATGCAGAGACACGTTCCTGGACCATCACCAAGATCCTTCAGGGAACTGCAGACCTGCAGGGACCCACCATTCCCTACCTTCCCTCTCTCATAGCCAGGGTAAGGAGAGAGACTCACTCCCCTCTGGATCAGATCTGGGTAAACCCAGAATGAGCAGCCCTGCTGCAGAAGTCCTGCAGGACAGAAGCAGAAACGAGAGCAAGGCTGAAAAGGAGGAGTGGAAGCTGAGGcagttaataaaagaaaatgaagagaTGGTGGCTGAGACAGAAGGAGGTAGTCAGTGGGAGGGACGGAGAGAGCTGGAGGAAGGGGAGAGGCCCAGCAGCCGTAGCAACAGCGTCAGTTCATCAGCGAGCCAGGAGGACGacgggaggaaagaggagaagaagaagaaacaaaagaAGCACAAAAAGGAGAAGAGACGAGGCGCCCCGGAGCTGCTGGAGGAAGGCGAGCTGAAGAGACACAAACATAAGAAGAAGACGTCGAAGAAGAGCAGAGATGGAAGGGAAGAGAAGAGTAGCGGACAGGTGGATGACCACCCCATGCTTTGCTCTGTTATGTTATCTTGA
- the LOC119501405 gene encoding E3 ubiquitin-protein ligase RBBP6-like isoform X2, translating to MTHVHYKFSSKLSYDTVVVDGPRITLRDLKRQIMGREKLRAADCDLQITNAQSKEEYKDDEGSIPKGSSVIVRRIPIIGAKSSSSKTRNIERSDGQSHHAFGAFKAMEDQNSSRALPFFSKMTNLADVDGSEEDKIKVMMNQSYDTMNYNKKFGTVLPANYTCYRCGNTGHHIRNCPTSGDKSFEAPLRIKKSTGIPRSFMVEVDDPSIKGAMLTNCGRYAIPSIDIAAYAIGKKERPPFLPHEQPKSEDEEDPIHEELLCLICHDLLSDAVVIPCCGNSYCDDCIRTALLDSEEHVCPTCSQSDVSPDTLIGNKFLRQAVETFKKERGHTKSLRKVGGTSQSQNPTPTPSPVPTPPPLAVQSQPQKLQLPTHSQQDPLLYRSPAADTTPSSQVCGAPPTATGPASAPNTQVCGAPPTATGPASAPNTPSTSLQPVQSLLEIPDREAEEKTWDDSAAAATPSVPVSPKDPTDAPSQLIPLVKLTPMVEQPQTVSVNLQQPSAGPASRPSVPSKSWDSSSSSSGCPTGGWNESNTQQLPPSVSSYTTPPPPLFPSPHFHSFLAAQQPLGIYPPGYPPTTPVWTLPNLQGAPIPSLCPSTPSLCPSTSSLFPSTPIPALIPKEWYRHQRKKKERSPHRGSSHRSSSTRSNSKSSKTKSSRSYSRSSSRSRSRSRSRSQGRSRPHSPYSSQRDPHTRSHSSRSYIYGYKRSPTPSSSSSPRVAYHSRPRSPSDHRKNSHHSRHHSKKSASSSSSSRKRGEHHQREAGGSGGSLASYPYAQHANQSLSLEQDRERYLQYKEWCDKYFSSYVGHLHQLPVPLLSLPPPPQWLDREGSRNPANSNSHNQLQGRRAARMGGRSPPSQSSSDSRSPPSHSTRDSRSTPSQSSRDSRSTPSQSSSDSRSSPSHSSNDSRSPPSQSSSDGRSTPSEAGAQPRAYRQKCTEKYSRLPVTLTKDNKEVELQEGSKDDKQPITKNLENLSTLKRTQKSIKKHKEGREEESSSPDAADSTDDCRKDKRRHNTGPNICKDGTPARDKATASNALESVQPLAKPDKSLDKDYKRKSREERNMEIEKERRRSKHSDSRRDVGRQRKEKPSREAHKVGADRHPRGSRASDSRSEKSRKRKSEDIERSSVKAESSKCLKTNTTENPKSHKSESPNPFDRKKPQTEKKKESKTWPLTETDIWEGGIKVKPQKKISININLEGNRKEEKTESVTGQTKEEIEKAGDGEEEKLNSGETEIEANEKKESSRDVDEEKIKADEGEARQKWEKATFRDDKEGEMLETISVEKKDLGEKNEDFDLCLSALRGVEKESKNRWDERDGMEASKRDEVTHDKKRSARGGKEGQSMGELVVGTQKERAEGENICKEDRRNPLGESKPKEELMEGVKWRVRKEEDTMESQRSRNESQHDRSNTTVDDGSSYDDRQERKTLVKTLEEYTQERATDREDNLVLVQVPRSKWEKEESEEEERDGGVIKVQPDALTTFLPSPSVSVTAETTTNRETEEKRERSVEMERGKDREREKTPILSTSHTSVAPSTGKDRSDSALCTDRDGEKRMEMERWSDRDRGRERERQKESKRSKERTKEEEKGRDRGHSSVASAQKRNPTSSSSSHSYSYSMSHDTERRDNSSKSSSCPSGKSSGGRSRESRATEVPDQNTHKSCRDTFLDHHQDPSGNCRPAGTHHSLPSLSHSQGKERDSLPSGSDLGKPRMSSPAAEVLQDRSRNESKAEKEEWKLRQLIKENEEMVAETEGGSQWEGRRELEEGERPSSRSNSVSSSASQEDDGRKEEKKKKQKKHKKEKRRGAPELLEEGELKRHKHKKKTSKKSRDGREEKSSGQVDDHPMLCSVMLS from the exons ATGGAGGACCAGAATTCTTCCAGAGCCTTACCCTTTTTCTCCAAG atGACTAACCTGGCAGATGTGGACGGGTCAGAGGAGGATAAGATCAAAGTTATGATGAATCAGTCCTACGACACCATGAA ttATAACAAGAAGTTTGGTACTGTACTTCCTGCGAACTACACCTGTTATCGCTGTGGAAATACTGGACACCACATCAGGAACTGTCCCACCAGCGGG GATAAATCCTTCGAGGCCCCTCTGAGAATAAAGAAAAGCACAGGCATCCCTCGCTCCTTCATGGTGGAGGTGGACGATCCCAGCATAAAGGGGGCCATGCTGACCAACTGTGGACGTTATGCCATTCCTTCCATAGACAT TGCGGCGTACGCCATCGGCAAGAAGGAGAGGCCTCCGTTCCTTCCACATGAGCAGCCCAAGTCAGAAGATGAGGAGGATCCCATACATGAGGAACTCCTCTGTCTCATCTGCCATGACCTGCTGAGTGACGCTGTGGTCATACCCTGCTGTGGAAACAGCTACTGTGATGACT GTATTCGCACCGCTTTACTGGATTCAGAGGAACACGTCTGCCCCACTTGTAGCCAATCGGACGTCTCACCTGATACCTTGATAGGCAATAAATTTCTCCGACAG GCTGTTGAAACttttaagaaagaaagaggcCACACTAAAAGTCTGAGAAAAGTGGGTGGTACCTCCCAATCCCAAAATCCAACCCCGACACCGAGCCCTgtccccaccccaccccctctcGCCGTGCAGAGCCAACCCCAGAAACTGCAGCTGCCGACCCACAGCCAGCAG GACCCTCTCCTGTACCGCTCACCGGCTGCAGACACAACACCATCGTCTCAGGTGTGCGGGGCTCCGCCCACAGCAACAGGCCCCGCCTCTGCTCCCAACACGCAGGTGTGCGGGGCTCCGCCCACAGCAACAGGCCCCGCCTCTGCTCCCAACACGCCGAGCACATCCCTCCAGCCTGTTCAAAGCCTCCTGGAGATACCTGACAG AGAGGCTGAAGAAAAGACGTGGGATGACTCAGCGGCTGCTGCCACCCCGTCTGTACCGGTTTCACCCAAAGACCCCACTGATGCTCCATCACAGCTGATACCACTG GTGAAGCTGACTCCAATGGTAGAGCAGCCCCAGACAGTCAGTGTGAATCTACAGCAGCCCTCCGCAG GTCCAGCCTCAAGACCCTCTGTGCCATCAAAGAGCTGGGATAG ctcctcttcctcttcaggtTGTCCCACTGGAGGCTGGAATGAATCCAACACCCAGCAGcttcctccctccgtctcttcATATACAACTCCTCCTCCACCGCTCTTTCCCTCCCCCCACTTCCACTCATTCCTCGCCGCTCAGCAACCTCTCGGCATTTATCCCCCTGGATACCCACCTACCACGCCCGTCTGGACTCTCCCAAACCTCCAGGGTGCCCCCATCCCTTCCCTGTGCCCCTCCACCCCTTCCCTGTGCCCCTCCACCTCTTCCCTGTTCCCCTCCACCCCCATCCCTGCTCTCATCCCCAAGGAGTGGTACAGGcatcagagaaagaaaaaggagag GTCACCTCACAGAGGATCTTCCCACAGAAGCTCCTCCACTCGTTCTAATTCAAAGTCTTCTAAGACCAAGTCTTCTCGCTCCTACTCTCGCTCCTCAAGCAGGTCCaggtcccggtcccggtccaGGTCCCAAGGCAGATCAAG gcctCACTCACCTTACTCCAGCCAAAGAGACCCCCACACCCGCTCTCATTCCTCCCGCTCCTATATCTACGGTTACAAACGTTCCCCCACACCGTCCTCCTCATCTTCACCTCGAGTGGCTTACCATTCCAGGCCCAGGTCACCGTCGGATCACCGCAAAAATAGCCATCACAGTCGGCACCACAGCAAGAAATCAGCTTCgagcagctccagctccaggaAGCGAGGAGAACATCACCAGAGGGAAGCGGGAGGCTCGGGGGGGAGTTTAGCGAGTTACCCGTATGCTCAGCACGCAAATCAAAGCCTCAGCCTGGAGCAGGACAGAGAGCGCTACCTGCAGTACAAAGAGTGGTGTGATAAATATTTCAGCAGCTACGTCGGCCACTTACACCAGCTGCCTGTCCCCCTCCtcagtcttcctcctcctcctcagtggtTGGACAGAGAAGGAAGCAGAAATCCTGCTAACTCTAACTCTCACAACCAACTCCAAGGTCGACGCGCCGCCCGGATGGGCGGCCGCTCCCCTCCGTCGCAGTCATCCAGCGACAGCCGCTCCCCTCCGTCTCACTCTACACGTGACAGCCGCTCCACGCCATCTCAGTCTTCACGTGACAGCCGTTCCACGCCCTCTCAGTCATCCAGCGACAGCCGCTCCTCTCCATCTCATTCGTCCAACGACAGCCGTTCCCCTCCCTCTCAGTCGTCCAGCGACGGACGCTCCACGCCATCAGAAGCCGGAGCTCAGCCGAGGGCGTATCGGCAGAAGTGCACAGAGAAGTACAGCCGCCTGCCAGTCACACTTACAAAGGACAACAAGGAAGTGGAACTGCAAGAAGGAAGTAAAGATGACAAGCAGCCGATCACGAAGAATTTGGAGAACCTCAGCACCTTAAAGCGTACGCAAAAGAGCATAAAGAAACACAAggaaggaagagaagaggagtcATCATCCCCTGATGCTGCAGACTCAACAGATGACTGCAGGAAGGACAAGAGGAGGCACAACACCGGACCGAATATCTGCAAGGATGGCACACCAGCACGGGACAAAGCAACTGCTAGTAATGCCTTAGAATCAGTCCAACCACTCGCAAAACCAGATAAAAGTTTGGATAAAGActataaaagaaaaagcagagaaGAACGAAATATGGAAATAGAGAAAGAACGGAGAAGAAGCAAACATTCAGACTCCAGGCGGGATGTGGGGAGACAGCGCAAAGAAAAGCCCAGTAGAGAGGCACACAAGGTGGGTGCAGACAGACACCCTCGAGGCAGCAGAGCTTCTGACTCCAGATCAGAGAAGAGtcgaaaaagaaaaagtgaggaCATCGAGAGAAGTTCTGTGAAGGCTGAGAGCAGCAAATGCCTGAAAACGAACACAACAGAGAACCCCAAAAGCCACAAGAGTGAATCCCCGAATCCATTTGACAGAAAGAAGCCACAAACggagaagaaaaaggagagtAAAACATGGCCtctgacagagacagacatcTGGGAGGGAGGGATAAAGGtgaaaccacagaagaagataAGCATCAACATAAACCTGGAAGGAAACAGGAAGGAAGAGAAAACGGAGAGTGTCACAGGACAAACAAAGGAAGAAATTGAGAAAGCtggtgatggagaggaggagaagttaAACAGCGGAGAGACAGAAATTGAAGCCAATGAAAAGAAGGAATCCAGCAGAGACGTGGacgaagaaaaaataaaagcgGATGAAGGAGAGGCAAGACAGAAATGGGAGAAAGCTACCTTCAGAGATGATAAGGAGGGAGAGATGTTGGAGACAATTTCAGTAGAGAAAAAAGACCTTGGAGAGAAGAACGAGGACTTTGACTTATGTCTTAGTGCCCTCAGAGGAGTGGAGAAGGAGAGTAAAAATCGGTGGGATGAAAGAGACGGGATGGAGGCCAGCAAAAGAGATGAGGTGACACATGACAAGAAGAGGAGCGCGaggggaggaaaggaaggaCAATCGATGGGAGAGTTAGTCGTAGGTACCCAGAAGGAGAGGGCAGAGGGAGAAAACATATGCAAAGAAGACAGAAGAAACCCACTGGGGGAGTCAAAGCCAAAGGAGGAGCTGATGGAGGGAGTGAAGTGGAGGGTGAGGAAAGAAGAAGACACGATGGAGTCACAGAGGAGCAGAAACGAGAGCCAACACGACAGATCAAACACCACGGTGGACGATGGCAG caGCTACGACGATCGTCAGGAGAGAAAGACATTGGTGAAAACTCTGGAGGAATACACCCAGGAGAGAGCTACAGACCGAGAGGACAATCTCGTACTCGTACAG GTCCCTCGTTCCAAATGGGAGAAGGAAGAGTCTGAGGAAGAAGAGCGGGATGGAGGAGTGATCAAAGTTCAACCGGATGCTCTTACAACGTTTCTGCCGTCACCATCCGTGTCTGTGACAGCAGAGACAACAACCAACAGGGAGactgaagaaaagagagagaggtcagtggaaatggagagaggaaaggacagggagagagagaaaaccccCATTTTGTCCACTTCACACACAAGTGTGGCTCCCTCTACTGGCAAAGACAGAAGTGACAGCGCCTTGTGTACAGACAGAGATGGGGAGAaaaggatggagatggagagatggagcgatagagatagagggagggagagggagaggcagaaagagagcaAAAGATCAAAAGAGCGAAccaaggaggaagagaaagggagagacagGGGGCACAGCAGCGTTGCTTCAGCCCAAAAGAGGAatcccacttcctcctcctcctctcactcctacTCTTATTCAATGTCGCatgacacagagaggagagacaacAGCAGCAAGAGTTCCTCCTGTCCCAGCGGGAAATCCTCCGGCGGTAGAAGCAGGGAAAGCAGAGCTACCGAAGTGCCTGATCAAAACACCCACAAATCATGCAGAGACACGTTCCTGGACCATCACCAAGATCCTTCAGGGAACTGCAGACCTGCAGGGACCCACCATTCCCTACCTTCCCTCTCTCATAGCCAGGGTAAGGAGAGAGACTCACTCCCCTCTGGATCAGATCTGGGTAAACCCAGAATGAGCAGCCCTGCTGCAGAAGTCCTGCAGGACAGAAGCAGAAACGAGAGCAAGGCTGAAAAGGAGGAGTGGAAGCTGAGGcagttaataaaagaaaatgaagagaTGGTGGCTGAGACAGAAGGAGGTAGTCAGTGGGAGGGACGGAGAGAGCTGGAGGAAGGGGAGAGGCCCAGCAGCCGTAGCAACAGCGTCAGTTCATCAGCGAGCCAGGAGGACGacgggaggaaagaggagaagaagaagaaacaaaagaAGCACAAAAAGGAGAAGAGACGAGGCGCCCCGGAGCTGCTGGAGGAAGGCGAGCTGAAGAGACACAAACATAAGAAGAAGACGTCGAAGAAGAGCAGAGATGGAAGGGAAGAGAAGAGTAGCGGACAGGTGGATGACCACCCCATGCTTTGCTCTGTTATGTTATCTTGA